Proteins co-encoded in one Paenibacillus antri genomic window:
- a CDS encoding DinB family protein: MVKQFIIGDAAHELAATRRVLERLPEEHMAWKPHKKSMTLGALSTHLINLLNWQIAILQYSEFDLSIVPSRRDALVKRADILEEFDANVGKLEKLLAECDEKTLGEEWTLRRGDYIILRQPRAIALRTFGLSHMIHHRAQLGVYLRQLDIPVPGLYGPTADEEA, encoded by the coding sequence ATGGTTAAACAATTCATCATCGGCGATGCTGCGCATGAGCTGGCCGCTACGCGCCGCGTCCTGGAGCGCTTGCCCGAGGAGCATATGGCGTGGAAGCCGCACAAGAAGTCGATGACGCTCGGCGCGCTGTCCACGCACCTGATCAACCTGCTGAACTGGCAAATCGCGATATTGCAGTACTCGGAGTTCGATCTTTCGATCGTGCCGTCGCGGCGCGACGCTTTGGTAAAGCGCGCGGACATTCTGGAAGAGTTCGACGCGAACGTCGGCAAGCTGGAAAAGCTGCTCGCCGAATGCGACGAAAAAACGCTGGGCGAGGAATGGACGCTGCGCCGCGGCGACTACATCATCCTCCGCCAGCCGCGGGCGATCGCGCTTCGCACTTTCGGATTAAGCCACATGATCCATCACCGGGCGCAGCTCGGGGTTTATTTGCGCCAACTCGACATTCCGGTGCCGGGCCTGTACGGCCCCACGGCCGACGAGGAAGCTTGA